The Neurospora crassa OR74A linkage group IV, whole genome shotgun sequence genome has a segment encoding these proteins:
- a CDS encoding MFS pantothenate transporter, producing the protein MAKPPPTGPPAPGSTGFTTRLRSYFRPGTTSNPLERRLLLKIDFFILTFCCLSYFLNYLDRTALSNAYVSGMKESLSFRGNQLNQINTCFTIGYVLGQIPSNLSLHYIAPRIFFPGMMVLWAGLTMVTAAARHPGDIMAIRFFQGIAESTTFVGTHYILGSWYTEQELGKRSGVFTASGLAGTMIGGFVQSGIHGSMDGLRGLSGWRWLFVIDGIITLPVAIYGFCLFPDTPKTTRAPYLSVQERELAIRRMEKKRQGEPAEMGRSSSGDTLVVEAETSVSKPDIQPRPEPEPKPSPSSATDHHLTTHPSSTTSTSTSNNPQETTAHAAAKTESSLTKTHPFSLPFLRSLFSSYHCPSFIFLWILAGETESFSSNALLSLYLKSHPSNSSSPSPSSSPSVPNNPAPTAPRYTVSQLNTYPTGVPAVGILSTLFFAFITDLYPNHRSIVGYFIGIIGVLTPSLILAAEHGHFGVDPAGNKATAVVMGMYYLSGSVYACQATFFAWANDAMTRDGKEAVFRGVVLAGMNMGNNAVNAWWSIVFYGADMAPWFERGMWAMIGTSVGLAVWTGFLSYMERRSRRRRRRREREEVKEREGARRMQGGDSADGPLARDEKGKGVNV; encoded by the coding sequence ATGGCCAAACCACCTCCAACCGGGCCTCCCGCCCCCGGATCCACGGGATTCACCACCCGCCTCCGCTCCTACTTCCGTCCCggcaccacctccaaccccctcgagcgccgcctcctcctcaaaatcgacttcttcatcctcaccTTCTGCTGCCTCTCCTACTTCCTCAACTACCTCGACCGCACCGCCCTCTCCAACGCCTACGTCTCGGGCATGAAAGAATCCCTTTCCTTTCGTGGCAACCAACTCAACCAAATCAACACGTGCTTCACCATCGGCTACGTCCTCGGCCAAATCCCCTCCAACTTATCTCTCCACTACATTGCCCCGCGCATCTTTTTTCCCGGGATGATGGTCCTCTGGGCCGGTCTGACCATGGTCACTGCCGCCGCTCGACACCCCGGCGACATAATGGCCATTCGCTTTTTCCAGGGGATTGCCGAGTCCACGACCTTTGTCGGCACGCATTATATCCTCGGAAGCTGGTACACGGAGCAAGAGCTGGGGAAGCGATCCGGGGTGTTTACTGCGAGTGGACTGGCAGGGACGATGATTGGTGGGTTTGTGCAGAGTGGGATTCATGGGAGTATGGATGGCCTGAGGGGGTTGAGtgggtggcggtggttgttCGTTATTGATGGGATCATCACGTTGCCTGTGGCGATATATGGGTTTTGTCTGTTTCCCGATACGCCCAAGACGACGAGGGCGCCGTACTTGAGTGTGCAGGAACGGGAGTTGGCGATACGCaggatggagaagaagaggcaggGTGAGCCAGCGGAGATGGGCAGGTCGTCGTCGGGGGATACGCTTGTTGTCGAGGCTGAAACATCTGTCTCGAAACCCGACATCCAACCACGTCCCGAACCAGAACCAAAGCCATCACCTTCTTCTGCTACAGATCACCATCTAACAAcccacccctcctccaccacatccacatccacatccaacaATCCCCAAGAAACAACAGCACACGCCGCGGCAAAAACCGAATCCTCTCTCACAAAAACCCACCCTttttccctccccttcctccgctCCCTTTTTTCCTCCTATCACTGcccctccttcatcttcctctggATCCTCGCCGGCGAAACCGAGTCCTTTTCCTCCAACGCCCTCTTATCTCTCTACTTGAAATCCCACCCGTCCaattcttcctccccttccccctcttcttccccttcagtTCCCAACAATCCAGCTCCCACAGCCCCGCGATACACTGTGTCGCAGTTAAACACCTACCCAACAGGCGTCCCAGCCGTCGGGATCCTctccaccctcttcttcgccttcatCACCGACCTCTACCCCAATCATCGGTCAATAGTAGGCTACTTCATCGGCATCATCGGGGTCCTTACCCCTTCTTTGATTCTTGCCGCAGAACATGGACACTTTGGAGTAGATCCAGCTGGAAACAAAGCGACGGCCGTGGTGATGGGCATGTACTACCTGTCTGGATCGGTCTACGCCTGCCAAGCGACCTTTTTCGCATGGGCGAACGACGCGATGACGAGGGATGGAAAGGAGGCCGTGTTCAGAGGGGTGGTGCTGGCGGGGATGAATATGGGGAATAACGCTGTGAATGCGTGGTGGAGCATAGTGTTTTATGGGGCGGACATGGCGCCGTGGTTTGAGAGGGGGATGTGGGCTATGATTGGGACGAGTGTTGGGCTGGCGGTTTGGACGGGGTTCCTGTCGTATATGGagaggaggtcgaggaggaggaggaggaggagggagcgggaggaggtgaaagagagggaaggggCGAGGAGGATGCAAGGGGGAGATTCTGCGGATGGGCCGTTGGCGAGGGacgagaagggaaagggggttAATGTGTAA
- a CDS encoding FAD binding domain-containing protein yields MAVPSLRRALLLAAAAALPFSQLVAGQTIQTEDGVVLEANEKTVAPAGKLIADSNAPEAFVLTDDVIANLSDHNLSNITLFAFPEEDGTTEVQKRTLLAGSGCKTAPGDLLWPNRSTWKVFDLLTGGALIETVPIGAVCYPNSGVYNSAKCQTIMANWTSSDLHTGDPTSIMFPMFQGETCMPQNGNSSTCTLGGFPVYAVKAVNVAQIQLAINFARNLNLRLVVKNTGHDFLGKSTGYGALSIWTHNLKKLEYIKSIKTPSYSGPAFTIGAGIEVKELYEAADKHGVTAIGGDCHTVGVAGGFTAGGGHSPMTSIAGLGSDQVLSIDVVLPNGRFVTADETHHPDLFWALRGGGGATFGVVTGMTVKVWPKTNVSGMTFTVMSGNNSALSNDVFWEGMYAYWRRFPEYAKAGTHGYSMVFPSPVTDGFTFLMNPFWAPGMKLADLKTLVQPLLDEWTKIGFTAGFVGSPKFFEYDDYYDAWTASYPPEAVSTTSVRTASRLFPAKNWEDEETLTGMMKAVRSVVEDGSALVQYNMQAKAPAGTPDSAANSHWRDTVWYGIFGTSWNASLNAAGVEAINRKITEDWMGRLRGYGPGGYLNEGDVMEPEFGEAYFGSNYERLSQIKKAVDPTGLLWAPTAVGSEEWEVQGQKKWLTLQTGKLCKKAAL; encoded by the exons ATGGCTGTCCCTTCGCTCCGCCGGGCCCTGCTTCTGGCAGCTGCCGCCGCCTTGCCTTTCTCCCAGCTTGTTGCTGGCCAGACTATCCAGACTGAGGATGGTGTTGTTTTGG AGGCCAACGAAAAGACCGTTGCCCCTGCCGGCAAACTCATCGCCGACTCAAACGCTCCCGAGGCCTTTGTCTTGACCGACGATGTCATCGCCAACCTTAGCGACCACAACCTCTCCAACATCACCCTCTTTGCTTTCCCCGAGGAAGATGGCACCACCGAGGTTCAGAAGCGCACTCTTCTTGCCGGCTCCGGCTGCAAGACCGCACCGGGTGACCTTCTCTGGCCCAACCGTTCCACCTGGAAGGTCTTTGACCTCTTGACCGGCGGCGCTCTTATCGAGACCGTCCCTATTGGTGCCGTCTGCTACCCCAATTCGGGCGTCTACAACTCCGCCAAATGCCAGACCATCATGGCCAACTGGACCTCGTCCGACCTGCACACCGGCGATCCCACGTCCATCATGTTCCCCATGTTCCAGGGCGAGACTTGCATGCCCCAGAACGGCAACTCGTCCACCTGCACGCTCGGCGGATTCCCCGTTTATGCCGTCAAGGCCGTCAATGTCGCCCAAATCCAGCTCGCTATCAACTTTGCTAGAAACTTGAACTTGAGATTGGTTGTCAAGAACACTGGCCATGATTTCCTCGGCAAGAGCACTGGTTACGGTGCCCTGTCAATCTGGACGCACAACCTCAAGAAGCTGGAGTACATCAAGTCCATCAAGACTCCTTCCTACTCCGGCCCCGCCTTTACGATTGGCGCCGGTATCGAGGTTAAGGAGCTTTACGAGGCTGCAGATAAGCACGGCGTTACTGCCATCGGCGGCGACTGTCATACCGTCGGGGTTGCAGGAGGTTTCACCGCCGGCGGTGGTCACTCCCCCATGACCTCCATCGCCGGGCTTGGGTCTGACCAAGTCCTCTCCATCGATGTCGTCCTGCCCAACGGCCGCTTCGTCACCGCCGACGAAACCCACCACCCCGACCTCTTTTGGGCCctccgcggcggcggcggtgccaCCTTTGGCGTGGTAACCGGTATGACCGTCAAAGTGTGGCCCAAGACCAACGTCTCGGGCATGACCTTCACCGTCATGTCCGGCAACAACTCTGCTCTTTCCAACGACGTCTTTTGGGAGGGCATGTACGCCTACTGGCGCCGCTTTCCAGAGTACGCCAAGGCCGGCACGCATGGGTACTCGATGGTCTTCCCGTCCCCTGTGACTGACGGGTTCACCTTCCTGATGAATCCCTTCTGGGCACCCGGGATGAAGCTAGCAGACTTGAAGACGCTCGTCCAACCTTTACTCGACGAGTGGACCAAGATCGGATTCACCGCGGGCTTCGTCGGATCCCCCAAGTTCTTCGAGTACGATGACTACTACGATGCTTGGACCGCCAGCTATCCTCCCGAGGCGGTGAGTACTACCTCGGTCCGCACCGCCTCGCGCCTCTTCCCGGCCAAGAACTGGGAAGACGAGGAGACGCTCACGGGCATGATGAAGGCCGTGCGGTCTGTCGTTGAGGACGGGTCGGCTCTTGTTCAGTATAACATGCAGGCTAAAGCGCCCGCTGGGACTCCCGATTCGGCTGCCAACTCGCACTGGCGCGATACGGTGTGGTACGGTATTTTTGGCACTTCTTGGAATGCCAGCCTCAATGCGGCAGGTGTGGAGGCCATCAACAGGAAGATTACCGAGGATTGGATGGGTAGACTTCGGGGTTATGGGCCTGGGGGGTATTTGAATGAGGGAGATGTGATGGAGCCGGAATTTGGGGAGGCGTATTTCGGAAGCAATTATGAGAGGTTGAGCCAGATTAAAAAGGCGGTTGATCCCACGGGACTGCTTTGGGCGCCGACGGCGGTTGGGTCGGAGGAGTGGGAGGTGCAGGGCCAGAAGAAGTGGTTGACGCTGCAGACGGGCAAGTTGTGTAAGAAGGCTGCTTTGTGA